The Faecalibacterium prausnitzii genome includes a window with the following:
- a CDS encoding DUF951 domain-containing protein, whose translation MDIAVGDTILTRKKHPCGASSFEVLRVGMDFKIRCTGCGREVMLPRARIEKNIKKVQKPGAAE comes from the coding sequence ATGGATATCGCAGTTGGAGATACCATCCTCACCCGCAAAAAGCACCCCTGCGGAGCGTCCAGCTTCGAGGTGCTGCGGGTGGGCATGGATTTCAAGATCCGCTGCACGGGCTGCGGCCGCGAGGTCATGCTGCCCCGCGCAAGGATCGAAAAAAACATCAAAAAGGTCCAGAAGCCCGGTGCCGCCGAGTGA
- a CDS encoding S1 RNA-binding domain-containing protein, with product MMQTYRTEGNYRSADQLSAAELRAAMASREILQSTALAFDTARQLRFELGGVRAVMPFEQCADGAETGSVRDIAVLTRVGRPTCFVIEELGTDEACQPCYRLSRAEAQRMCKADYLDTLRPGDILPCTVTHIEPFGAFCDVGCGISALLPIDCMSVSRISSPADRVSVGQQILCVIKSRDVQGRFVLTIRELLGTWAENAAGFTVGETVVGIVRSVEEYGTFIEIAPNLAGLAESCQDLHPGQAVSVYIKNILPEKMKIKLVIVNHSLGQSHRFELHYFITEGHLDHWLYSTPDSPKRIETDFSVAACNPA from the coding sequence ATGATGCAGACTTATCGTACCGAAGGAAATTACCGCAGTGCAGACCAGCTTTCGGCTGCGGAGCTGCGGGCGGCCATGGCCAGCCGCGAAATTTTGCAGAGCACTGCACTGGCGTTCGACACGGCCCGCCAGCTGCGGTTCGAACTGGGCGGGGTGCGGGCCGTGATGCCCTTTGAGCAGTGTGCCGACGGAGCCGAGACGGGCAGTGTGCGGGACATTGCCGTGCTCACGCGGGTGGGGCGGCCCACCTGTTTCGTCATCGAAGAGCTGGGCACCGATGAGGCCTGCCAGCCCTGCTACCGGCTCTCCCGCGCCGAGGCGCAGCGGATGTGCAAGGCAGATTACCTCGACACCCTCCGCCCCGGCGACATCCTGCCCTGCACCGTGACCCACATCGAACCGTTCGGAGCTTTCTGCGACGTAGGATGCGGCATCAGCGCTCTGCTCCCCATCGACTGCATGTCGGTCAGCCGCATCTCCTCCCCCGCCGACCGGGTCAGCGTGGGGCAGCAGATCCTGTGCGTCATCAAGAGCCGGGATGTGCAGGGGCGGTTCGTCCTGACCATCCGGGAGCTGCTGGGCACCTGGGCCGAGAACGCCGCCGGTTTTACCGTGGGCGAAACGGTGGTGGGCATCGTGCGCAGCGTGGAAGAATACGGAACCTTCATCGAGATCGCGCCGAATCTGGCCGGGCTGGCCGAGAGCTGCCAGGATCTTCACCCCGGCCAGGCTGTGAGTGTTTACATCAAGAACATCCTGCCGGAGAAAATGAAGATCAAACTCGTCATCGTAAACCACAGCCTCGGCCAGAGCCACCGGTTCGAGCTGCATTATTTCATCACCGAAGGCCACCTGGACCACTGGCTCTACTCCACGCCCGACAGCCCCAAGCGGATCGAGACCGATTTTTCGGTTGCGGCTTGCAATCCGGCGTAA
- a CDS encoding DUF4364 family protein has translation MAANDAFTAGVRPGGLTDSTEIRLLLCYLVKNAGPITRTEIENALMEEALVNYFEIGSCLDDITQQKLVTLTDGRYTITEKGRKVAQELAYDLPRSVRERAVAAVLRSQTWARKEAQYAARITEKPDGHCTIRCTIKALDQELFCLNIGTPDRLSADLVKKQFILKGNEIYQMLITKLTEETN, from the coding sequence ATGGCCGCTAACGATGCTTTTACCGCCGGTGTCCGCCCCGGCGGGCTGACCGACAGCACCGAGATCCGGTTGCTGCTGTGTTATCTCGTGAAGAATGCCGGGCCGATCACCCGCACGGAGATTGAAAACGCCCTGATGGAGGAAGCGCTGGTCAATTATTTTGAGATCGGCTCCTGCCTGGATGACATCACCCAGCAAAAGCTGGTCACGCTGACCGATGGGCGCTACACCATCACCGAAAAAGGGCGCAAGGTCGCGCAGGAGCTGGCCTATGACCTGCCCCGCAGTGTGCGGGAGCGCGCCGTAGCCGCCGTGCTGCGCAGCCAGACCTGGGCCCGCAAGGAGGCACAGTATGCGGCCCGCATCACCGAAAAGCCGGACGGTCACTGCACCATCCGCTGCACCATCAAAGCGTTGGATCAGGAGCTGTTCTGCCTGAACATCGGCACCCCCGACCGGCTCAGCGCCGACCTCGTGAAAAAGCAGTTCATCCTCAAGGGCAACGAGATCTACCAGATGCTCATCACCAAGCTCACCGAAGAGACGAACTGA
- the yqeB gene encoding selenium-dependent molybdenum cofactor biosynthesis protein YqeB: protein MKQEKRIVVRGGGDLATGTIHRLWSAGLRVLVLEAEHPAAIRRQVSLCEAVYEGETTVEGLRAVRVASLAEVDAVWAQNAVPVLVDPKGSCLAAAKPAVLVDAIIAKKNLGTTRDMAPLTIALGPGFVAGQDVDVVVETKRGHKLGRIIRAGSAAPNSGVPGVIGGYGAERVIHSPAAGVFRNRRAIADFVEAGETIALLETPEGETVPVTTQISGILRGLLRDGYPVPKGFKVADVDPRREELENCFLISDKARCIAGSVLELVAAELWK from the coding sequence ATGAAACAGGAAAAACGGATCGTGGTGCGGGGCGGCGGAGACCTTGCCACCGGCACCATCCACCGGCTCTGGTCTGCCGGGCTGCGGGTGCTGGTGCTGGAAGCAGAGCACCCCGCCGCCATCCGCCGTCAGGTGTCCCTGTGTGAGGCGGTCTATGAGGGCGAGACCACGGTGGAGGGCCTGCGGGCCGTGCGGGTGGCTTCGCTGGCCGAAGTCGACGCCGTCTGGGCGCAGAACGCCGTCCCGGTTTTGGTGGACCCGAAGGGCAGCTGCCTGGCTGCGGCAAAGCCTGCCGTGCTGGTGGATGCCATCATTGCCAAGAAAAATCTCGGAACCACGCGGGATATGGCTCCGCTGACCATTGCCCTCGGCCCCGGCTTTGTGGCCGGGCAGGATGTGGACGTGGTGGTGGAGACCAAGCGCGGCCACAAACTGGGCCGCATCATCCGGGCAGGCTCTGCTGCGCCGAACTCTGGTGTGCCGGGCGTCATCGGCGGCTATGGGGCCGAGCGGGTCATCCATTCGCCCGCCGCCGGTGTGTTCCGGAATCGCCGCGCCATCGCAGATTTTGTGGAGGCTGGCGAGACCATCGCCCTGCTTGAAACGCCGGAAGGGGAGACCGTCCCCGTCACGACGCAGATCTCCGGCATCCTGCGGGGTCTTCTGCGGGATGGCTACCCGGTGCCGAAGGGCTTCAAGGTGGCCGATGTAGATCCCCGCCGCGAGGAGCTGGAAAACTGTTTCCTCATCTCCGACAAGGCCCGCTGCATCGCGGGCAGTGTGCTGGAGCTGGTGGCTGCTGAGCTTTGGAAATAA
- a CDS encoding XdhC/CoxI family protein, with the protein MEPRTFCDALNREAGDYLLATVLEGAAQGAQLLLCGGVPVWPEHPAACLEAQLPALQQVTASGVQTLGALRVFAERFGAAPRLVVCGGGHVGASVVRLAKLLGLPVCALEDRPEFAGQLRQAGADPVLCLPFEEGLAAVSGGAECYFVVVTRAHSCDVQCLTAILQKPAAYVGMMGSRGRAALVRRQLTEAGLDPARVEQLRAPIGLAIGAKTAEEIALSILAQIVQVKSTRSLTEGFPPAILEAFRALQTPAVLATIVSRHGSTPREVGSKMLVLPEGRAVGSVGGGIMEYRIQQLAGKMLAGAAVPAQLADLTTDGTGDDAAIAACGGSMQVFLQRIEPEE; encoded by the coding sequence ATGGAACCCCGAACTTTTTGTGATGCTTTGAACCGTGAGGCGGGCGATTACCTATTGGCTACGGTGCTGGAGGGCGCGGCGCAAGGGGCGCAGCTGCTGTTGTGCGGCGGTGTGCCCGTCTGGCCGGAACATCCGGCGGCGTGTCTGGAAGCACAGCTGCCTGCGCTGCAGCAGGTGACTGCCAGCGGAGTGCAGACATTGGGGGCGCTTCGTGTTTTTGCCGAGCGGTTCGGTGCAGCCCCGCGTCTGGTGGTCTGCGGCGGCGGTCATGTGGGGGCATCGGTGGTGCGGCTGGCAAAGCTGCTGGGTCTGCCTGTCTGTGCCTTAGAGGACCGCCCGGAATTTGCCGGGCAGCTGCGGCAGGCCGGGGCTGACCCGGTGCTCTGCCTGCCCTTTGAAGAGGGCCTTGCAGCAGTTTCCGGTGGGGCAGAATGCTATTTTGTGGTCGTTACCCGCGCCCACAGCTGCGATGTCCAGTGTCTGACGGCCATTCTGCAAAAGCCCGCCGCCTATGTCGGTATGATGGGCAGCCGAGGCCGCGCGGCTCTGGTGCGCCGTCAGCTGACCGAAGCCGGGCTGGACCCGGCGCGGGTGGAGCAGCTCCGTGCGCCCATCGGCCTTGCCATCGGGGCCAAGACGGCGGAGGAAATCGCGCTTTCCATCCTTGCACAGATCGTGCAGGTCAAGAGCACCCGCTCGCTGACCGAGGGCTTCCCGCCCGCCATTCTGGAAGCATTCCGGGCGCTGCAAACGCCTGCGGTGCTGGCGACCATCGTGTCCCGCCACGGCTCCACGCCGCGGGAAGTCGGCTCCAAAATGCTGGTCCTGCCGGAGGGCAGGGCCGTGGGCAGCGTGGGCGGCGGCATCATGGAATACCGCATCCAGCAGCTGGCCGGGAAGATGCTGGCCGGGGCGGCAGTGCCCGCCCAATTGGCCGATCTCACCACCGACGGCACAGGCGATGATGCGGCCATTGCGGCCTGCGGCGGCTCCATGCAGGTCTTTTTACAGCGGATCGAACCGGAGGAATGA
- a CDS encoding DUF3343 domain-containing protein, which yields MRAKRPYIVLSFRATVDAMAWEKRCLAEHIPGRLIPLPRELSAGCGLAWRMLPEDWQCWRERFDPAAYDAVAQVEQ from the coding sequence ATGCGAGCAAAACGACCGTATATCGTGCTTTCGTTCCGCGCTACGGTGGATGCCATGGCGTGGGAAAAGCGCTGCCTTGCCGAGCACATCCCCGGCCGGCTCATTCCGCTGCCGCGGGAGCTTTCCGCCGGGTGTGGTCTGGCGTGGCGGATGCTGCCGGAGGACTGGCAGTGCTGGCGGGAGCGCTTTGACCCTGCCGCCTACGATGCCGTTGCGCAGGTGGAACAATGA
- a CDS encoding aminotransferase class V-fold PLP-dependent enzyme has product MIYLDHAATTLQKPPVVGQAMLAALQTAGNPGRGAHEPTLHAARIVYDTRTALAELFHAEDPACIAFAANATQALNTVIGGLLSPGDHVIATVCEHNSVLRPLYRLREQGVQLSFVGVDDRAVLRYEQFEQLVRPNTRAIVVTGASNVTGHATDLPFVAQVAKKHGLLLLVDAAQTAGSLPIDVQALGIDVLCFTGHKGLMGPQGTGGLYVRPGLRVAPLVVGGSGVHSFAEAHPAEMPTALEAGTLNVPGLAGLGAGVRWLLEQGVEALHAREMALTRSFWEGVREIPGVVLYGTLAAPRAPIVSLNLAGEDSARVADALWEEYGICVRAGAHCAPQMHRALGTVEQGVVRFSFSHQNTEAEVQCAVKAVRALALEE; this is encoded by the coding sequence GTGATCTACCTCGATCATGCTGCCACCACACTGCAAAAGCCGCCGGTGGTGGGGCAGGCGATGCTCGCGGCTTTGCAAACGGCGGGCAACCCCGGACGCGGGGCGCATGAACCGACCCTTCACGCGGCCCGCATCGTTTACGACACGCGCACGGCGCTGGCAGAGCTCTTCCACGCAGAGGACCCGGCCTGCATCGCCTTTGCGGCCAACGCCACCCAGGCGCTCAACACCGTCATCGGCGGGCTGCTTTCGCCCGGCGACCATGTCATTGCAACGGTCTGCGAGCACAATTCGGTGCTGCGGCCTCTCTACCGCCTGCGGGAACAGGGGGTGCAGCTCAGCTTTGTGGGCGTGGACGACCGCGCTGTTCTGCGGTACGAGCAGTTCGAGCAGCTGGTCCGGCCCAACACCAGAGCGATCGTCGTCACCGGGGCGTCGAATGTGACCGGCCATGCCACCGACCTGCCCTTTGTGGCACAGGTGGCAAAAAAGCACGGCCTTCTGCTGCTCGTGGACGCTGCCCAGACGGCGGGAAGTCTGCCCATCGACGTGCAGGCCCTCGGCATTGATGTGCTGTGCTTTACCGGGCACAAGGGGCTGATGGGCCCGCAGGGCACCGGCGGGCTGTATGTCCGGCCGGGGCTGCGGGTCGCGCCGCTCGTTGTGGGCGGCAGCGGGGTGCACAGCTTTGCCGAAGCCCACCCTGCGGAGATGCCCACGGCGCTGGAAGCCGGTACGCTGAATGTCCCCGGCCTTGCCGGGCTGGGGGCCGGGGTGCGCTGGCTGCTGGAACAGGGGGTCGAGGCGCTGCACGCCAGAGAAATGGCACTGACCCGGTCGTTCTGGGAGGGCGTCCGGGAGATCCCCGGCGTCGTTCTGTACGGAACGCTGGCAGCCCCCCGTGCGCCGATCGTCTCGCTGAACCTTGCCGGAGAGGACTCCGCCCGTGTGGCGGATGCGCTCTGGGAGGAATACGGCATCTGTGTGCGGGCCGGTGCTCACTGTGCCCCGCAGATGCACCGGGCGCTGGGCACCGTGGAGCAGGGCGTGGTGCGGTTCAGCTTTTCGCACCAGAACACCGAAGCCGAGGTGCAGTGCGCCGTAAAGGCGGTCCGTGCGCTGGCATTGGAGGAATAA
- the yedF gene encoding sulfurtransferase-like selenium metabolism protein YedF yields MLNVDARGDACPLPVVKAKKAIAALNGAGEVEVLVDNEIAVQNLTKMAQQKGYGSSAEKLAEREYRVRFTVGDASAAAEEPAVCTPDARTDTVVAIAAETMGEGAEELGKTLLKAFVFSLTQQEKLPRTILFYNGGAHLTCEGSPMLEDLKVLEAEGVEILTCGTCLNFYGLTEKLRIGTVTNMYVIAEKMLNAGNVVKP; encoded by the coding sequence ATGTTGAACGTAGATGCACGCGGGGATGCCTGCCCGCTTCCCGTTGTCAAGGCAAAAAAGGCCATCGCTGCGCTGAACGGTGCAGGCGAGGTGGAGGTTTTGGTGGACAATGAGATCGCCGTCCAGAACCTGACCAAGATGGCGCAGCAGAAGGGCTATGGCTCCAGCGCGGAGAAGCTGGCCGAGCGGGAGTACCGTGTCCGGTTCACGGTGGGCGATGCCTCCGCTGCGGCCGAAGAGCCTGCCGTCTGCACACCCGATGCCCGCACCGATACCGTGGTGGCCATCGCAGCGGAAACGATGGGCGAGGGGGCCGAGGAGCTGGGCAAGACCCTGCTCAAGGCGTTCGTCTTCTCGCTGACCCAGCAGGAGAAGCTGCCAAGGACCATTTTGTTTTATAACGGCGGCGCGCACCTGACCTGCGAAGGCTCCCCGATGCTGGAAGACCTCAAGGTGCTGGAAGCTGAGGGCGTGGAGATCCTGACCTGCGGCACCTGCCTGAATTTCTACGGTCTGACGGAGAAACTGCGCATCGGCACCGTGACGAATATGTACGTCATTGCGGAAAAAATGCTGAATGCCGGGAACGTGGTCAAGCCGTGA
- the selD gene encoding selenide, water dikinase SelD — MNEEKIVFCTGGGCTAKLGAGVLSRILEKLPRGEQDPNLLVGYDSKDDAAVYRITDDLALVQTVDFFPPMVDDPYTFGQIAAANALSDVYAMGGEVKTALNLVCFPESMDLNVLGEILRGGAEKVAEAGGILAGGHSIADTGVKYGLSVTGLVDPHRLTANDTGRPGDQLILTKALGVGLICTANRVGEAAPEQMEAAIRSMTTLNKTAAEIARKYEVHAATDVTGFSFLGHLHEMMGGRLSCVVDARAVPVLPGAWEAADACLYTAAGQRNRNHTGPFVRFENVPFPMEEILFDPQTSGGLLLAAAPQKAEALAQELCAAGLPAAIVGEIRDAQSTEITVKY; from the coding sequence ATGAACGAAGAAAAGATCGTGTTCTGTACAGGCGGCGGCTGCACCGCCAAACTCGGCGCGGGGGTGCTGAGCCGCATTCTGGAAAAGCTGCCGCGCGGCGAGCAGGACCCAAACCTGCTGGTCGGCTATGACAGCAAGGACGACGCGGCGGTCTACCGCATCACCGATGACCTTGCGCTGGTGCAGACGGTGGATTTTTTCCCGCCCATGGTCGATGATCCCTATACCTTTGGGCAGATCGCCGCAGCCAACGCCCTCAGCGATGTCTATGCGATGGGCGGCGAGGTGAAGACGGCCCTGAATCTGGTCTGCTTCCCGGAGAGCATGGACCTGAACGTCCTGGGCGAGATCCTGCGCGGCGGTGCCGAAAAGGTGGCCGAAGCGGGGGGCATCCTCGCGGGCGGGCACTCCATCGCGGACACCGGCGTCAAATACGGCCTCTCGGTGACGGGCCTTGTGGACCCGCACCGCCTGACCGCCAACGACACCGGCCGCCCCGGCGACCAGCTCATTCTGACCAAGGCGCTGGGCGTCGGGCTCATCTGCACGGCCAACCGTGTGGGCGAAGCCGCGCCGGAGCAGATGGAAGCCGCCATCCGCTCCATGACGACGCTGAACAAGACAGCGGCAGAGATCGCGCGGAAGTATGAGGTCCACGCTGCAACGGATGTGACGGGCTTCAGCTTCCTCGGCCACCTGCACGAGATGATGGGCGGGCGGCTCTCCTGCGTCGTGGATGCCAGAGCTGTGCCGGTGCTGCCCGGCGCATGGGAGGCGGCGGACGCCTGCCTGTACACCGCTGCCGGGCAGCGCAACCGCAACCATACCGGCCCGTTCGTTCGGTTTGAGAACGTGCCTTTCCCGATGGAAGAGATCCTGTTCGACCCGCAGACGTCCGGCGGGCTGCTGCTGGCGGCGGCCCCGCAGAAGGCGGAGGCGCTGGCGCAGGAACTGTGTGCGGCGGGCCTGCCTGCCGCCATCGTGGGCGAGATCCGGGATGCACAGTCCACGGAGATCACAGTGAAGTATTGA
- the yqeC gene encoding selenium cofactor biosynthesis protein YqeC, protein MLSEAQFPFLAEKGHVVSLVGGGGKTTLLYQLSAHCARKGWRVLAATTTHIRQPDHNMAHTEAECSALWAAGEYAVLGTPDGCGKLTAPPPDVLHRWMPQADAVFLEADGAKRMPCKAPASQEPVLLPECDTVLAVAGLSALGRPLREVCFRLDEACALLHTAPDAPLTPELLAALLASEAGGRKLVGERAFYAVLNQADDPARRALGETTRTILWERYHVQSVLTHFAKGERAE, encoded by the coding sequence ATGCTGTCCGAAGCACAGTTCCCATTTCTGGCTGAAAAGGGCCATGTCGTCTCGCTGGTGGGCGGCGGCGGAAAAACGACGCTGCTCTATCAGCTGTCGGCCCACTGCGCCCGCAAGGGCTGGCGGGTGCTGGCCGCGACCACGACCCACATCCGGCAGCCGGACCACAACATGGCCCATACAGAAGCCGAATGCAGCGCTCTCTGGGCTGCGGGGGAGTATGCCGTTCTGGGCACACCGGACGGCTGCGGCAAGCTGACCGCCCCGCCGCCGGACGTGCTGCACCGCTGGATGCCGCAGGCCGACGCCGTTTTTCTGGAAGCCGACGGCGCGAAACGGATGCCCTGTAAGGCTCCGGCATCGCAGGAACCGGTGCTGCTGCCGGAATGCGACACCGTGCTGGCCGTGGCCGGGCTTTCAGCTCTGGGCCGCCCTTTGCGGGAGGTCTGCTTCCGGCTGGACGAAGCCTGTGCACTGCTGCATACCGCACCGGACGCCCCCCTGACGCCGGAGCTTCTGGCTGCACTGCTGGCCAGCGAAGCCGGTGGGCGGAAGCTGGTGGGAGAGCGGGCGTTTTATGCGGTGCTCAACCAGGCGGACGACCCCGCCCGGCGGGCGCTGGGCGAGACGACCCGGACCATCCTGTGGGAACGATACCATGTGCAAAGCGTTCTGACGCATTTTGCAAAAGGAGAACGAGCCGAATGA
- a CDS encoding xanthine dehydrogenase family protein molybdopterin-binding subunit, with product MKNVNKPFRKKDAMQLVTGKPVYMDDLAPADCLIVKLLRSPHPNAIVKTINTTVAKKVPGIEAIFTWEDVDQNARRYTQAGQTYPEASPYDRLVIDRHVRFVGDVVAIVAGADDKCVEKAMKLIKVEYEVLEPVLDFHTAKDNPILVHPEDNWESLCPVGADNKRNLCAHDECGSGDIDAVLADCDVVIDHVYHTKACQQAMMETFRTCCYMDLYGRLNILSSTQIVFHTRRNVANALHIPKSMIRVIKPRIGGGFGAKQTAVSAIYPAFVTWKTKKPSKLIFTREESQTASSPRHEMEMHVRLGATKEGLVRGIDLYTLSNTGAYGEHGPTTVGLSGHKSIPLYGKAEAFRFVSDVVYTNHMSAGAYRGYGATQGLFAVESAVNELAAKLHMDPFKIREMNIVREGDVMPAYYGAVNTSCALDRCLKKVHDMVDWDNKYPVRDLGNGKVRAVGMGMAMQGSGISGMDVGSATLKVNDDGFYSLIIGAADMGTGCDTTLAQIAAEVLDCELDDIMVFGADTDVSPYDSGSYASSTTYVTGKAVEKCALKLRAQICKLGAELLHCEESEVIFDGKTLSVDADPTKKVSLSEVAFASQFGHMVPLEVTETHTSPLSPPPYMVGAAEIELDKETGEVKVVDYAACVDCGTPINPNLTRVQAEGGLLQGIGMALTENITYDSRGWPMENSFMQYKIPARVDIGHIRVEFESSYEPNGPFGAKSIGEVVINTPLPAIADAVYNAIGTRFYELPITPEQIAMAVEETR from the coding sequence ATGAAAAACGTCAACAAACCGTTCCGGAAAAAGGACGCGATGCAGCTCGTGACCGGTAAGCCGGTGTACATGGACGATCTCGCTCCTGCCGACTGCCTCATCGTCAAGCTGCTGCGCTCGCCCCACCCCAACGCCATCGTCAAGACCATCAACACCACGGTGGCCAAAAAGGTGCCTGGCATCGAGGCCATCTTTACCTGGGAGGATGTGGACCAGAACGCCCGCCGCTATACCCAGGCCGGCCAGACCTACCCGGAGGCCAGCCCCTACGACCGTCTGGTCATCGACCGGCACGTCCGCTTTGTGGGCGATGTCGTGGCCATCGTGGCTGGTGCGGATGACAAATGCGTCGAGAAGGCGATGAAGCTCATCAAGGTGGAGTATGAGGTGCTGGAGCCGGTGCTGGATTTCCACACCGCCAAGGACAACCCCATCCTCGTCCATCCGGAGGACAACTGGGAAAGCCTGTGCCCCGTGGGTGCGGACAACAAGCGCAATCTCTGCGCCCACGATGAATGCGGCAGCGGCGACATCGACGCCGTGCTGGCCGACTGCGACGTGGTCATCGACCATGTGTATCACACCAAGGCCTGCCAGCAGGCGATGATGGAGACCTTCCGCACCTGCTGCTATATGGACCTCTACGGCCGTCTGAACATCCTCAGCTCGACCCAGATCGTCTTCCATACCCGCCGCAACGTGGCCAACGCGCTCCACATCCCCAAATCCATGATCCGCGTCATCAAGCCCCGCATCGGCGGCGGCTTTGGTGCCAAACAGACGGCGGTCTCAGCCATCTACCCGGCCTTCGTCACCTGGAAGACCAAAAAGCCCAGTAAGCTCATCTTCACCCGCGAGGAGAGCCAGACCGCTTCCTCGCCCCGCCACGAGATGGAGATGCACGTCCGCCTCGGTGCCACCAAAGAGGGCCTTGTGCGCGGCATCGACCTGTACACCCTCTCGAACACAGGCGCTTACGGCGAGCACGGCCCCACGACGGTGGGCCTGTCGGGCCATAAATCTATCCCGCTGTACGGCAAGGCCGAGGCCTTCCGTTTCGTCAGCGATGTGGTGTACACCAACCACATGTCCGCCGGTGCCTACCGCGGCTACGGCGCAACGCAGGGCTTGTTTGCCGTGGAGTCTGCTGTCAACGAGCTGGCGGCAAAACTCCACATGGACCCGTTCAAGATCCGCGAGATGAACATCGTCCGGGAAGGCGATGTCATGCCCGCCTACTACGGCGCAGTGAACACCAGCTGTGCGCTGGACCGCTGCCTGAAAAAAGTCCACGACATGGTCGACTGGGACAACAAGTATCCTGTCCGCGACCTCGGCAACGGCAAGGTCCGCGCCGTCGGCATGGGCATGGCGATGCAGGGGTCCGGCATTTCGGGCATGGACGTCGGCAGCGCGACCCTCAAGGTCAACGATGACGGCTTCTATTCACTGATCATCGGTGCGGCGGATATGGGCACCGGCTGCGACACCACCCTGGCGCAGATCGCCGCCGAAGTGCTGGACTGTGAGCTGGACGACATCATGGTGTTCGGTGCCGACACCGACGTCTCGCCCTACGACTCCGGCTCCTATGCGTCCAGCACTACCTACGTCACCGGCAAGGCCGTCGAAAAGTGTGCGCTGAAGCTGCGGGCGCAGATCTGCAAGCTGGGCGCGGAGCTGCTCCACTGCGAGGAGAGCGAAGTGATTTTTGACGGCAAGACCCTCTCTGTGGACGCCGACCCGACGAAAAAGGTCTCTCTGAGCGAGGTGGCATTCGCCTCTCAGTTCGGCCACATGGTGCCGCTGGAGGTCACCGAGACCCACACGTCGCCCCTGTCGCCTCCGCCGTACATGGTGGGTGCTGCCGAGATCGAGCTGGACAAAGAGACCGGCGAAGTCAAGGTCGTGGATTATGCCGCCTGCGTGGACTGCGGCACCCCCATCAACCCCAATCTGACCCGTGTGCAGGCCGAAGGCGGCCTGTTGCAGGGCATCGGCATGGCGCTGACCGAGAACATCACCTACGACAGCAGAGGCTGGCCGATGGAAAACTCGTTCATGCAGTATAAGATCCCCGCCCGTGTGGACATTGGCCACATCCGGGTGGAGTTTGAGAGTAGCTACGAGCCAAACGGCCCGTTTGGTGCCAAGTCCATCGGTGAGGTGGTCATCAACACGCCGCTGCCCGCCATTGCAGATGCAGTGTACAACGCCATCGGCACCCGCTTCTATGAGCTGCCCATTACCCCGGAACAGATTGCCATGGCCGTGGAGGAAACCCGCTGA
- a CDS encoding (2Fe-2S)-binding protein: MQITIILNGTRVSAEAAPDTLLIDFVRSHGCYSVKRGCETANCGLCTVFLDDKPVLSCSVLAARADGHRVTTLEGLQDEAAEFGAFIADQGAEQCGFCNPGFIMNALALFREKEYPTEDEIKEYLAGNLCRCSGYEGQLRGIQAFLAWKRSKEAAE, encoded by the coding sequence ATGCAAATCACCATCATTCTGAACGGAACCAGAGTTTCCGCCGAGGCCGCCCCGGATACTCTGCTCATCGACTTTGTCCGCAGCCACGGCTGCTACAGCGTCAAGCGCGGCTGCGAGACCGCCAACTGCGGCCTGTGCACCGTCTTTCTGGACGACAAGCCGGTGCTGTCCTGCTCGGTGCTGGCAGCCCGTGCCGACGGCCACCGCGTCACCACACTGGAGGGCCTGCAGGATGAAGCCGCAGAGTTCGGCGCGTTCATCGCGGATCAGGGAGCGGAGCAGTGCGGCTTCTGCAACCCCGGCTTCATCATGAACGCTCTGGCCCTCTTCCGCGAGAAGGAGTACCCTACCGAGGACGAGATCAAAGAATACCTTGCGGGCAACCTCTGCCGCTGTTCCGGCTACGAAGGCCAGCTGCGGGGCATCCAGGCATTTCTCGCATGGAAACGATCGAAGGAGGCCGCCGAATGA